One Larus michahellis chromosome 20, bLarMic1.1, whole genome shotgun sequence genomic window carries:
- the LMAN2L gene encoding VIP36-like protein isoform X2: MAAAAGRWRAGLALLAVALGLGGPRAEQTEEHLKREHSLSKPYQGVGSASSGLWDLLGNAMVMTQYIRLTPDVQSKQGAVWNRVPCYLRDWEMQVHFKIHGQGKKNLNGDGFAIWYTKDRMQPGPVFGSKDNFLGLGVFVDTYPNEEKQQERVFPYISAMVNNGSLTYDHDRDGRPTELGGCTAMVRNLNHDTFLVIRYVKRRLTVLIDIDGKHEWRDCIDMPGVRLPRGYYFGTSSVTGDLSDNHDIISLKLYQLTVERTPEEEKRDREVYLPVVDNLKLPGMEAPLEPMSGLALFLIVFFSLVAIVFAIVIGVIVYNKWQEQSRKHFY; this comes from the exons atggcggcggcggcgggccggtgGCGGGCCGGGCTGGCGCTGCTGGCCGTGGCGCTGGGGCTGGGCGGGCCGCGGGCCGAGCAGACGGAGGAGCACCTCAAGCGGGAGCATTCGCTCTCCAAACCGTACCAGG GTGTGGGCTCGGCCAGCTCGGGGCTGTGGGACCTGCTGGGCAACGCCATGGTCATGACCCAGTACATCCGCCTCACCCCCGACGTGCAGAGCAAGCAGGGAGCCGTCTGGAACCGAGTG ccGTGTTACCTGCGAGACTGGGAGATGCAGGTGCATTTTAAAATCCACGGCCAAGGCAAGAAAAACCTGAACGGAGACGGTTTTGCCATCTGGTACACCAAGGATCGCATGCAGCCGG GACCTGTCTTCGGAAGCAAGGATAACTTCCTGGGCTTGGGAGTGTTCGTGGACACCTACCCAAacgaggagaagcagcaggag CGCGTCTTCCCTTACATCTCGGCCATGGTGAACAACGGCTCCCTCACCTACGACCACGACCGGGACGGGAGACCGacggagctggggggctgcacgGCCATGGTGCGCAACCTCAACCACGACACCTTCCTGGTGATCCGCTACGTGAAGAGGAGACTGACG GTGTTGATCGATATCGACGGTAAGCACGAGTGGAGAGACTGCATCGACATGCCGGGCGTGCGCTTGCCTCGCGGGTATTACTTTGGGACCTCTTCTGTCACCGGCGACCTGTCAG ACAACCACGACATCATTTCGCTGAAGCTTTACCAGTTGACGGTGGAGCGGACGCCGGAGGAGGAGAAGCGGGACCGAGAGGTGTATCTGCCGGTCGTGGACAACCTGAAGCTGCCGGGAA TGGAGGCGCCGCTGGAGCCCATGAGCGGCCTGGCTCTCTTCTTAATCGTTTTCTTCTCCCTCGTTGCCATCGTTTTCGCCATCGTCATCGGAGTCATCGTCTACAACAAGTGGCAGGAGCAGAGCCGGAAACACTTCTATTGA
- the LMAN2L gene encoding VIP36-like protein isoform X1, whose protein sequence is MAAAAGRWRAGLALLAVALGLGGPRAEQTEEHLKREHSLSKPYQGVGSASSGLWDLLGNAMVMTQYIRLTPDVQSKQGAVWNRVPCYLRDWEMQVHFKIHGQGKKNLNGDGFAIWYTKDRMQPGPVFGSKDNFLGLGVFVDTYPNEEKQQEAQKRRYSPGNQRVFPYISAMVNNGSLTYDHDRDGRPTELGGCTAMVRNLNHDTFLVIRYVKRRLTVLIDIDGKHEWRDCIDMPGVRLPRGYYFGTSSVTGDLSDNHDIISLKLYQLTVERTPEEEKRDREVYLPVVDNLKLPGMEAPLEPMSGLALFLIVFFSLVAIVFAIVIGVIVYNKWQEQSRKHFY, encoded by the exons atggcggcggcggcgggccggtgGCGGGCCGGGCTGGCGCTGCTGGCCGTGGCGCTGGGGCTGGGCGGGCCGCGGGCCGAGCAGACGGAGGAGCACCTCAAGCGGGAGCATTCGCTCTCCAAACCGTACCAGG GTGTGGGCTCGGCCAGCTCGGGGCTGTGGGACCTGCTGGGCAACGCCATGGTCATGACCCAGTACATCCGCCTCACCCCCGACGTGCAGAGCAAGCAGGGAGCCGTCTGGAACCGAGTG ccGTGTTACCTGCGAGACTGGGAGATGCAGGTGCATTTTAAAATCCACGGCCAAGGCAAGAAAAACCTGAACGGAGACGGTTTTGCCATCTGGTACACCAAGGATCGCATGCAGCCGG GACCTGTCTTCGGAAGCAAGGATAACTTCCTGGGCTTGGGAGTGTTCGTGGACACCTACCCAAacgaggagaagcagcaggag GCTCAGAAGAGGAGGTACAGCCCGGGAAATCAG CGCGTCTTCCCTTACATCTCGGCCATGGTGAACAACGGCTCCCTCACCTACGACCACGACCGGGACGGGAGACCGacggagctggggggctgcacgGCCATGGTGCGCAACCTCAACCACGACACCTTCCTGGTGATCCGCTACGTGAAGAGGAGACTGACG GTGTTGATCGATATCGACGGTAAGCACGAGTGGAGAGACTGCATCGACATGCCGGGCGTGCGCTTGCCTCGCGGGTATTACTTTGGGACCTCTTCTGTCACCGGCGACCTGTCAG ACAACCACGACATCATTTCGCTGAAGCTTTACCAGTTGACGGTGGAGCGGACGCCGGAGGAGGAGAAGCGGGACCGAGAGGTGTATCTGCCGGTCGTGGACAACCTGAAGCTGCCGGGAA TGGAGGCGCCGCTGGAGCCCATGAGCGGCCTGGCTCTCTTCTTAATCGTTTTCTTCTCCCTCGTTGCCATCGTTTTCGCCATCGTCATCGGAGTCATCGTCTACAACAAGTGGCAGGAGCAGAGCCGGAAACACTTCTATTGA
- the LMAN2L gene encoding VIP36-like protein isoform X3, producing the protein MQVHFKIHGQGKKNLNGDGFAIWYTKDRMQPGPVFGSKDNFLGLGVFVDTYPNEEKQQEAQKRRYSPGNQRVFPYISAMVNNGSLTYDHDRDGRPTELGGCTAMVRNLNHDTFLVIRYVKRRLTVLIDIDGKHEWRDCIDMPGVRLPRGYYFGTSSVTGDLSDNHDIISLKLYQLTVERTPEEEKRDREVYLPVVDNLKLPGMEAPLEPMSGLALFLIVFFSLVAIVFAIVIGVIVYNKWQEQSRKHFY; encoded by the exons ATGCAGGTGCATTTTAAAATCCACGGCCAAGGCAAGAAAAACCTGAACGGAGACGGTTTTGCCATCTGGTACACCAAGGATCGCATGCAGCCGG GACCTGTCTTCGGAAGCAAGGATAACTTCCTGGGCTTGGGAGTGTTCGTGGACACCTACCCAAacgaggagaagcagcaggag GCTCAGAAGAGGAGGTACAGCCCGGGAAATCAG CGCGTCTTCCCTTACATCTCGGCCATGGTGAACAACGGCTCCCTCACCTACGACCACGACCGGGACGGGAGACCGacggagctggggggctgcacgGCCATGGTGCGCAACCTCAACCACGACACCTTCCTGGTGATCCGCTACGTGAAGAGGAGACTGACG GTGTTGATCGATATCGACGGTAAGCACGAGTGGAGAGACTGCATCGACATGCCGGGCGTGCGCTTGCCTCGCGGGTATTACTTTGGGACCTCTTCTGTCACCGGCGACCTGTCAG ACAACCACGACATCATTTCGCTGAAGCTTTACCAGTTGACGGTGGAGCGGACGCCGGAGGAGGAGAAGCGGGACCGAGAGGTGTATCTGCCGGTCGTGGACAACCTGAAGCTGCCGGGAA TGGAGGCGCCGCTGGAGCCCATGAGCGGCCTGGCTCTCTTCTTAATCGTTTTCTTCTCCCTCGTTGCCATCGTTTTCGCCATCGTCATCGGAGTCATCGTCTACAACAAGTGGCAGGAGCAGAGCCGGAAACACTTCTATTGA
- the CNNM4 gene encoding metal transporter CNNM4 isoform X1 — MAPGGGRRRRGGAGGGGGGGAPSSSSSSSSSLSLSLSSPPPLLPPLLLLLALPGGGAAVPAGDSMILGMRLEESTKPAAGAPARGPIQVTEGSEVLLRLYGLGLGPGTSERVAFAELRPATSNNASVANGTCPERSQDLLVQPGLAEARDTSALLRVRVQPLRKDEQAKTYVLCTQRQPGQPWVPHQGADGQIVVLEEKKSLLPLWLQVILIAGLLVLSGMFSGLNLGLMALDPMELRIVQNCGTEKEKRYARKIEPIRRKGNYLLCSLLLGNVLVNTTLTILLDDLIGSGIGAVVASTIGIVIFGEIVPQALCSRHGLAVGANTIVVTKFFMLVTFPLSYPISKLLDCILGQEIGTVYNREKLVEMLKVTEPYNDLVREELNMIQGALELRTKTVEDVMTPLQNCFMINSDAILDFNTMSEIMESGYTRIPVYEDERSNIMDILYVKDLAFVDPDDCTPLKTITKFYNHPVHVVFHDTKLDAMLEEFKKGKSHLAIVQKVNNEGEGDPFYEVLGLVTLEDVIEEIIKSEILDESDTYTDNRTRKRVGTQKNKRDFSAFKDPVNELKVKVSPQLLLAAHRFLSTEVTLFTPNFISEKILLRLLKYSDVIQELKFDDENKKSPRHFLYCKNKAADYFILILQGKVEVEAGKECMKFEAGAFSYYGVMAISPPPVSALPAQPRRPAVKRGSLFARLTEIRSPSHVSGLNRSASLSYHERSDSVSSPVSGSNNQLNAGAGAQYVADFSVRALTDLQFVKITRQEYQNGLMASRMDSCPQSPDSNAPKADTGLPEKPEPSAPADETTSLLNERNCLSRRSNHSPLENSI; from the exons ATGGcgccgggcggcgggcggcggcggcgcggcggggccggggggggcggtggcggcggcgccccctcctcttcctcctcctcctcctcgtcgtTGTCGCTGTCGCTGTCGTCTCcccccccgctgctgccgccgctgctgctgctgctggcgctgcccggcggcggggcggcggtgccggcggggGACAGCATGATCCTGGGGATGCGGCTGGAGGAGAGCACGaagccggcggcgggggctccggCCCGCGGGCCCATCCAGGTGACGGAGGGCAGCGAGGTGCTGCTGCGCCTCTACGGCTTGGGGCTGGGCCCCGGCACCAGCGAGCGGGTGGCCTTCGCCGAGTTGCGGCCGGCTACCTCCAACAACGCTTCGGTGGCCAACGGCACCTGCCCCGAGCGCTCGCAGGACCTGCTGGTCCAACCCGGCTTGGCCGAGGCCCGCGACACCTCGGCCCTGCTGAGGGTCCGAGTCCAACCCCTGCGCAAAGACGAACAGGCCAAAACCTACGTCCTCTGCACCCAACGccagcccggccagccctgggTGCCCCACCAAGGCGCCGACGGGCAGATCGTGGTGTTGGAGGAGAAGAAGTCGCTGCTGCCCCTCTGGCTGCAGGTGATCCTCATCGCCGGGCTGCTGGTGCTGTCGGGGATGTTCAGCGGGCTCAACCTGGGCCTGATGGCGCTGGATCCCATGGAGCTGCGCATCGTCCAGAACTGCGGCACCGAGAAGGAGAAACGTTACGCCCGGAAGATCGAGCCCATCCGACGGAAAGGCAACtacctgctctgctccctcctgctggggAACGTGCTGGTGAACACCACCCTCACCATCCTCCTCGATGACCTCATCGGCTCCGGCATCGGCGCCGTCGTGGCTTCCACCATCGGCATCGTCATCTTCGGGGAGATCGTGCCCCAGGCTCTCTGCTCCCGCCACGGCCTGGCCGTGGGCGCCAACACCATCGTGGTCACCAAGTTCTTCATGCTGGTGACGTTCCCCCTCTCCTACCCCATCAGCAAGCTCCTGGACTGCATCCTGGGCCAGGAGATCGGCACCGTCTACAACCGGGAGAAGCTGGTGGAGATGCTGAAGGTGACGGAACCCTACAACGACCTGGTGAGGGAAGAGCTCAACATGATCCAGGGGGCCCTGGAGCTGCGCACCAAGACGGTGGAGGACGTGATGACCCCGCTGCAGAACTGCTTCATGATCAACAGCGACGCCATCCTGGACTTCAACACCATGTCGGAGATCATGGAGAGCGGCTACACCCGCATCCCCGTCTACGAGGACGAGCGTTCCAACATCATGGACATCCTCTACGTCAAGGACCTGGCTTTCGTCGACCCCGACGACTGCACCCCCCTCAAAACCATCACCAAATTCTACAACCACCCCGTCCACGTCGTCTTCCACGACACCAAGCTGGACGCCATGCTGGAGGAGTTCAAAAAGG GGAAGTCCCACCTGGCCATCGTGCAGAAGGTGAACAACGAGGGCGAGGGCGATCCCTTCTAcgaggtgctggggctggtgaCGCTGGAGGACGTCATCGAGGAGATCATCAAGTCGGAGATCCTGGACGAGTCGGATACGTACA CCGACAACCGCACCAGGAAGCGGGTGGGCACCCAGAAGAACAAGCGGGACTTCTCGGCCTTCAAGGACCCCGTCAACGAGCTGAAGGTGAAGGTCTCCCCGCAGCTGCTGCTGGCCGCTCACCGCTTCCTCTCCACGG AGGTGACGCTCTTCACCCCCAACTTCATCTCGGAGAAGATCCTGCTGCGGCTCCTCAAATACTCCGACGTCATCCAGGAGCTGAAGTTTGACGACGAGAACAAGAAATCCCCGCGCCACTTCCTCTACTGCAAGAACAAGGCAGCCGACTACTTCATCCTCATCCTGCAG GGCAAGGTGGAGGTGGAAGCCGGCAAGGAATGCATGAAGTTTGAAGCGGGAGCTTTCTCCTATTACGGGGTGATGGCCATCAGCCCCCCTCCTGTATCCG ccctcccagcccagccccggcgccCAGCCGTAAAGCGAGGGTCATTATTTGCCAGGTTGACAG AGATCCGCTCCCCGTCCCACGTCAGCGGCCTGAACCGCTCGGCTTCCCTCAGCTACCACGAACGCTCCGACTCCGTCTCCTCCCCCGTCAGCGGCAGCAACAACCAGCTCAACGCCGGCGCCGGCGCCCAGTACGTCGCCGACTTCAGCGTCCGTGCTCTCACCGACCTCCAGTTCGTCAAG ATCACGCGGCAGGAATACCAGAACGGCCTGATGGCTTCCCGCATGGACAGTTGTCCCCAATCCCCTGACAGCAACGCCCCCAAAGCGGACACCGGTTTACCGGAGAAACCGGAACCTTCCGCCCCCGCCGACGAGACCACCAGTCTCCTCAACGAGAGGAACTGCCTGAGCCGCCGGAGCAACCACAGCCCCCTGGAAAACTCCAtctga
- the CNNM4 gene encoding metal transporter CNNM4 isoform X2 has protein sequence MAPGGGRRRRGGAGGGGGGGAPSSSSSSSSSLSLSLSSPPPLLPPLLLLLALPGGGAAVPAGDSMILGMRLEESTKPAAGAPARGPIQVTEGSEVLLRLYGLGLGPGTSERVAFAELRPATSNNASVANGTCPERSQDLLVQPGLAEARDTSALLRVRVQPLRKDEQAKTYVLCTQRQPGQPWVPHQGADGQIVVLEEKKSLLPLWLQVILIAGLLVLSGMFSGLNLGLMALDPMELRIVQNCGTEKEKRYARKIEPIRRKGNYLLCSLLLGNVLVNTTLTILLDDLIGSGIGAVVASTIGIVIFGEIVPQALCSRHGLAVGANTIVVTKFFMLVTFPLSYPISKLLDCILGQEIGTVYNREKLVEMLKVTEPYNDLVREELNMIQGALELRTKTVEDVMTPLQNCFMINSDAILDFNTMSEIMESGYTRIPVYEDERSNIMDILYVKDLAFVDPDDCTPLKTITKFYNHPVHVVFHDTKLDAMLEEFKKGKSHLAIVQKVNNEGEGDPFYEVLGLVTLEDVIEEIIKSEILDESDTYTDNRTRKRVGTQKNKRDFSAFKDPVNELKVKVSPQLLLAAHRFLSTEVTLFTPNFISEKILLRLLKYSDVIQELKFDDENKKSPRHFLYCKNKAADYFILILQGKVEVEAGKECMKFEAGAFSYYGVMAISPPPVSEIRSPSHVSGLNRSASLSYHERSDSVSSPVSGSNNQLNAGAGAQYVADFSVRALTDLQFVKITRQEYQNGLMASRMDSCPQSPDSNAPKADTGLPEKPEPSAPADETTSLLNERNCLSRRSNHSPLENSI, from the exons ATGGcgccgggcggcgggcggcggcggcgcggcggggccggggggggcggtggcggcggcgccccctcctcttcctcctcctcctcctcgtcgtTGTCGCTGTCGCTGTCGTCTCcccccccgctgctgccgccgctgctgctgctgctggcgctgcccggcggcggggcggcggtgccggcggggGACAGCATGATCCTGGGGATGCGGCTGGAGGAGAGCACGaagccggcggcgggggctccggCCCGCGGGCCCATCCAGGTGACGGAGGGCAGCGAGGTGCTGCTGCGCCTCTACGGCTTGGGGCTGGGCCCCGGCACCAGCGAGCGGGTGGCCTTCGCCGAGTTGCGGCCGGCTACCTCCAACAACGCTTCGGTGGCCAACGGCACCTGCCCCGAGCGCTCGCAGGACCTGCTGGTCCAACCCGGCTTGGCCGAGGCCCGCGACACCTCGGCCCTGCTGAGGGTCCGAGTCCAACCCCTGCGCAAAGACGAACAGGCCAAAACCTACGTCCTCTGCACCCAACGccagcccggccagccctgggTGCCCCACCAAGGCGCCGACGGGCAGATCGTGGTGTTGGAGGAGAAGAAGTCGCTGCTGCCCCTCTGGCTGCAGGTGATCCTCATCGCCGGGCTGCTGGTGCTGTCGGGGATGTTCAGCGGGCTCAACCTGGGCCTGATGGCGCTGGATCCCATGGAGCTGCGCATCGTCCAGAACTGCGGCACCGAGAAGGAGAAACGTTACGCCCGGAAGATCGAGCCCATCCGACGGAAAGGCAACtacctgctctgctccctcctgctggggAACGTGCTGGTGAACACCACCCTCACCATCCTCCTCGATGACCTCATCGGCTCCGGCATCGGCGCCGTCGTGGCTTCCACCATCGGCATCGTCATCTTCGGGGAGATCGTGCCCCAGGCTCTCTGCTCCCGCCACGGCCTGGCCGTGGGCGCCAACACCATCGTGGTCACCAAGTTCTTCATGCTGGTGACGTTCCCCCTCTCCTACCCCATCAGCAAGCTCCTGGACTGCATCCTGGGCCAGGAGATCGGCACCGTCTACAACCGGGAGAAGCTGGTGGAGATGCTGAAGGTGACGGAACCCTACAACGACCTGGTGAGGGAAGAGCTCAACATGATCCAGGGGGCCCTGGAGCTGCGCACCAAGACGGTGGAGGACGTGATGACCCCGCTGCAGAACTGCTTCATGATCAACAGCGACGCCATCCTGGACTTCAACACCATGTCGGAGATCATGGAGAGCGGCTACACCCGCATCCCCGTCTACGAGGACGAGCGTTCCAACATCATGGACATCCTCTACGTCAAGGACCTGGCTTTCGTCGACCCCGACGACTGCACCCCCCTCAAAACCATCACCAAATTCTACAACCACCCCGTCCACGTCGTCTTCCACGACACCAAGCTGGACGCCATGCTGGAGGAGTTCAAAAAGG GGAAGTCCCACCTGGCCATCGTGCAGAAGGTGAACAACGAGGGCGAGGGCGATCCCTTCTAcgaggtgctggggctggtgaCGCTGGAGGACGTCATCGAGGAGATCATCAAGTCGGAGATCCTGGACGAGTCGGATACGTACA CCGACAACCGCACCAGGAAGCGGGTGGGCACCCAGAAGAACAAGCGGGACTTCTCGGCCTTCAAGGACCCCGTCAACGAGCTGAAGGTGAAGGTCTCCCCGCAGCTGCTGCTGGCCGCTCACCGCTTCCTCTCCACGG AGGTGACGCTCTTCACCCCCAACTTCATCTCGGAGAAGATCCTGCTGCGGCTCCTCAAATACTCCGACGTCATCCAGGAGCTGAAGTTTGACGACGAGAACAAGAAATCCCCGCGCCACTTCCTCTACTGCAAGAACAAGGCAGCCGACTACTTCATCCTCATCCTGCAG GGCAAGGTGGAGGTGGAAGCCGGCAAGGAATGCATGAAGTTTGAAGCGGGAGCTTTCTCCTATTACGGGGTGATGGCCATCAGCCCCCCTCCTGTATCCG AGATCCGCTCCCCGTCCCACGTCAGCGGCCTGAACCGCTCGGCTTCCCTCAGCTACCACGAACGCTCCGACTCCGTCTCCTCCCCCGTCAGCGGCAGCAACAACCAGCTCAACGCCGGCGCCGGCGCCCAGTACGTCGCCGACTTCAGCGTCCGTGCTCTCACCGACCTCCAGTTCGTCAAG ATCACGCGGCAGGAATACCAGAACGGCCTGATGGCTTCCCGCATGGACAGTTGTCCCCAATCCCCTGACAGCAACGCCCCCAAAGCGGACACCGGTTTACCGGAGAAACCGGAACCTTCCGCCCCCGCCGACGAGACCACCAGTCTCCTCAACGAGAGGAACTGCCTGAGCCGCCGGAGCAACCACAGCCCCCTGGAAAACTCCAtctga
- the ANKRD39 gene encoding ankyrin repeat domain-containing protein 39: protein MAAGPPSPPGPCCPSRVAVPSVHQSLPEMDFERGIWSAARDGDERRVLELLERRGGPSQPDTAGYTALHYASRNGHLGVCRLLLQRGARCDARTPGGATPLHRASYCGHLAVARLLLAHGADPAAADGDGLTSLHKAAEQGHPELCALLLRHSPALVTVADVKGRRPRDVATAGVRDLLDTWDQESHRPEGQAVTPEPVSHGISPRKDLGPDRRDVINKNN from the exons atgGCGGCGGGCCCCCCCTCTCCGCCCggtccctgctgccccagccGGGTGGCGGTGCCCAGCGTGCACCAAAGCCTGCCCGAGATGGACTTCGAGAGGG ggATCTGGTCGGCGGCGCGGGACGGGGACGAGCGGcgggtgctggagctgctggagcgacGGGGGGGGCCCAGCCAGCCCGACACGGCGGGGTACACGGCGCTg cactACGCCAGCCGCAACGGGCACCTGGGGGTctgccggctgctgctgcaacgGGGGGCCCGCTGCGACGCCCGCACCCCCGGGGGGGCCACCCCGCTGCACCGCGCCAGCTACTGCGGCCACCTGGCCGTCGCCCGGCTACTGCTAGCCCACGGCGCTGACCCGGCTGCCGCCGACGGGGACGGCCTCACCAGCCTGCACAAG GCGGCCGAGCAAGGCCACCCGGAGCTCTGCGCCCTGCTCCTGCGGCACAGCCCGGCGCTGGTCACCGTCGCCGACGTCAAGGGCCGGCGGCCTCGCGACGTGGCCACCGCGGGGGTGAGGGACCTGCTGGATACCTGGGACCAGGAGAGCCACCGCCCCGAGGGACAGGCGGTGACACCGGAGCCCGTCTCCCATGG taTCTCCCCGCGGAAGGACCTAGGACCTGATCGTCGAGACGtgattaacaaaaataattaa
- the SEMA4C gene encoding semaphorin-4C, with the protein MAPRRLLTLASLLALAAAAAATPGSSWSAVPRKTVPYAELKEAAKRFSQGGVSHYLTLTLDEAETLLYVGAREAVFALATGTVELKAAISWEAPVEKKAECIQKGKNNQTDCFNYVRFLQSYNSSHLYACGTYAFQPKCTYIELSGFTLDQVAFEDGKGKCPYDPTKGHTGLIVDGELYSATFNNFLGTEPVILRNLGPHYSMKTEYLTSWLNEPHFVASAYVQESAASSTGDDDKVYFFFSERAVEYDCYAEQVVARVARVCKGDVGGARTLQKKWTTFLKARLVCSAPEQQLHFNRLQAVFTLPAPDWQDTTFFGVFQARWGDVDVSAICRYHILEVKKAFEGPYKEYREQAQKWGRYSDEVPSPRPGACITDWHRQNGFASSLELPDNTLNFAKKHPLMDEPILPHRGRPLLLKKDANFTQLVVDRVAGLDGTVYEVLFIGTGDGWVHKALNLGARVHLVEELQVFQPAQPVESLVLAGRKKLLFAGSRFQVAQLPLADCGRYQSCTDCVLARDPYCAWSRNASLCVRTDGLNGSQLVQDVLSSDTRACTLPQVAKQGPITPKNVTVVAGTDLVLTCRLGSNLAQALWTFEGRALAAEQALVLQDARLRALVVPGAGAQHSGTYRCFSEEQGARLGGEAYRVAVLAGPGLPLETRAPLESLGLVWVVAVCLGALCLVLVLVVLSLWRRLREELGKGAKAIESTLVYPIELPKEPPSPRFVPSAASDSDEKLWDPASYYYSDGSLKIVPGHAACRNGGPAPAGVSSPSPNAIPGQPLHSPTRIHLGPLRGSSSNGYIRLALGAEERPPCADLAEELRRKLQQRQPLPDSNPEESSV; encoded by the exons ATGGCCCCCCGCCGGCTGCTGACCCTCGCCTCGCTGCTggccctcgccgccgccgccgccgccaccccgggGTCCTCGTGGAGCGCCGTGCCCCGAAAAACCGTCCCCTACGCGG agcTGAAGGAGGCGGCCAAGCGCTTCTCGCAGGGGGGGGTCTCGCACTACCTGACGCTGACGCTGGACGAGGCCGAGACGTTGCTCTACGTGGGGGCGCGCGAGGCCGTCTTCGCCCTGGCCACCGGCACCGTGGAGCTCAAAGCGGCG ATCTCCTGGGAAGCCCCCGTGGAGAAGAAAGCCGAGTGCATCCAGAAGGGCAAGAACAACCAG aCCGACTGCTTCAACTACGTGCGGTTCCTGCAGAGCTACAACAGCTCCCACCTCTACGCCTGCGGCACCTACGCCTTCCAGCCCAAGTGCACCTACATC GAACTCTCCGGCTTCACCCTGGACCAAGTGGCTTTCGAGGACGGCAAAGGGAAGTGTCCGTACGACCCCACCAAGGGACACACCGGCCTCATCGTGG ACGGGGAGCTGTACTCGGCCACCTTCAACAACTTCTTGGGCACGGAGCCCGTCATCCTCCGCAACCTGGGCCCCCACTACTCCATGAAGACGGAGTATCTCACCTCCTGGCTGAACG AGCCCCACTTCGTGGCTTCGGCTTACGTGCAGGAGAGCGCGGCCAGCAGCACGGGGGACGACGACAAGGTTTACTTCTTCTTCAGCGAGCGGGCGGTGGAGTACGACTGCTACGCCGAGCAGGTGGTGGCCCGCGTGGCGCGGGTCTGCAAG GGGGACGTCGGCGGCGCCCGCACCCTGCAGAAGAAGTGGACGACCTTCCTGAAGGCTCGCTTGGTTTGCTCGGCGCCCGAACAGCAGCTCCATTTCAACCGCCTCCAGGCCGTCTTCACCCTGCCGGCGCCCGACTGGCAGGACACCACCTTTTTTGGCGTCTTCCAGGCCCGTTG GGGGGACGTGGACGTCTCGGCTATTTGCCGTTACCACATCCTGGAGGTGAAGAAAGCCTTCGAGGGGCCCTACAAGGAATACCGGGAGCAGGCGCAGAAGTGGGGCCGGTACTCGGATGAAGTGCCGAGCCCCCGTCCCGGCGCG TGCATCACCGACTGGCACCGCCAGAACGGCTTCGCCAGCTCCCTCGAGCTGCCCGACAACACCCTCAACTTCGCCAAGAAGCACCCGCTGATGGATGAGCCCATCCTGCCCCACCGCGGGCGCCCGCTCCTCCTCAAAAAAGACGCCAACTTCACCCAGCTGGTGGTCGACCGGGTGGCCGGCCTGGATGGCACCGTCTACGAGGTGCTCTTCATCGGCACAG GCGACGGCTGGGTGCACAAGGCGCTGAACCTGGGCGCTCGCGTCCATctggtggaggagctgcaggttTTCCAGCCGGCGCAGCCCGTGGAGAGCTTGGTCTTGGCCGGACGCAAG AAGCTGCTCTTCGCCGGCTCCCGTTTCCAGGTGGCCCAGTTGCCACTGGCCGATTGCGGCCGTTACCAGTCGTGCACGGATTGCGTCCTGGCCCGGGATCCCTACTGCGCCTGGAGCCGCAACGCCAGCCTCTGCGTCCGCACCGACGGCCTCAACGG GTCCCAGCTGGTGCAGGACGTGCTGAGCTCCGACACCCGCGCCTGCACCCTGCCGCAGGTGGCCAAGCaag GACCCATCACCCCCAAAAACGTGACGGTGGTGGCCGGCACCGACCTGGTGCTGACGTGCCGGTTGGGTTCCAACCTGGCCCAGGCGCTGTGGACCTTCGAGGGCCGGGCGCTGGCGGCCGAGCAGGCGCTGGTGCTGCAGGACGCCCGGCTGCGGGCTCTGGTGGTGCCGGGAGCCGGTGCCCAACACAGCGGGACGTACCGTTGTTTTTCCGAAGAACAAGGCGCCCGTTTAGGAGGCGAGGCCTACCGGGTGGCCGTTTTAGCCGGTCCGGGGCTACCGCTGGAGACGCGGGCGCCGTTGGAAAGCCTGGGGTTGGTGTGGGTGgtggccgtctgcctgggcgccCTGTGCCTGGTTTTGGTGCTGGTGGTGCTCTCGCTTTGGCGGCGGTTGAGGGAGGAACTGGGCAAAGGCGCCAAAGCCATCGAGAGCACCCTGGTGTATCCCATCGAACTGCCCAAGGAACCCCCCAGTCCCCGCTTCGTCCCCAGCGCCGCCTCCGACTCGGATGAGAAGCTCTGGGATCCGGCGAGTTATTACTATTCGGACGGTTCGCTTAAAATCGTCCCGGGTCACGCCGCCTGCCGTAACGGCGGCCCGGCCCCTGCCGGCGTCTCGTCGCCGTCCCCCAACGCCATCCCCGGGCAACCCCTCCATTCGCCCACCCGCATCCACCTGGGACCCTTGCGGGGTTCCTCCTCCAACGGTTACATCCGCCTGGCGCTGGGTGCCGAGGAACGGCCGCCCTGCGCCGATCTGGCCGAGGAGCTGCGGCGCAAACTGCAGCAGCGCCAACCCCTGCCCGACTCCAACCCCGAGGAATCTTCGGTCTGA